TTCGCCCTGGCCTCGCCAGTCCAGTTCTTCACCGGCCGGGATTTCTACGTCAACGGTGCCAAGAGCCTCCGGAACCGCAGCGCCAACATGGACGTCCTGGTGGCCATGGGCTCCAGCTGCGCCTATTTCTATTCCCTGGCGGTGATGGTCTTGCCCGGTCTGTCCGGCCATGTCTATTTTGAGACCTCGGCGGTCATCATCACCCTCATCCGCCTGGGCAAGCTCCTGGAGGCGAGGGCCAAGGGCCGCACCAGTGAAGCGATCAAGAAGCTGCTCAATCTGCGGCCCAAGACCTGCACGATCCTGCGCCAGGGCCAGGAGGTGCCGGTGGCCATCAGCCAGGTGCAGGTGGGGGACACGGTGGTGGTGCGCCCCGGGGAGAGCATCCCGGTGGACGGCACGGTGAAGACCGGGGTGTCGGCGGTGGACGAGAGCATGCTGACTGGCGAGCCGATCCCTTTGGACAAGGCCCCCGGCGCGCCGGTCTTCGGCGGCACCATCAACCGGGAGGGGCTGCTCAGGATCGAGGCCACCAAGGTGGGCCGGGACACGGTGCTTGCCCGGATCATCCGGCTGGTGGAAGAGGCCCAGGGCAGCAAGGCCCCCATCCAGCGCATCGCCGATCGGGTCAGCGCGGTCTTTGTGCCGACAGTGATCGGCATTGCGTGCGCCGTCTTCCTCCTCTGGTGGGTGCTGGGTGGCGCCTTCGTGCCGGCCCTCATCCGGCTGGTGGCGGTCCTGGTCATCGCCTGCCCCTGTGCCCTGGGCCTGGCCACCCCCACCGCCATCATGGCCGGCACCGGCAAGGGCGCGGAGCTGGGGATTCTCTTCCGCTCCGGCGAGGCCCTGGAGAAGGCCAATGCCCTGACCTTCATCGTCCTGGACAAGACCGGCACCATCACCACCGGTCAGCCCACGGTGGCGGACATCATCCCGGCGGCCGACGCCAGCCCGGATGCGGTGCTGGCCATGGCGGCGGCCGCCGAGCACGGCTCGGAGCATCCCTTGGGCAAGGCGGTGGTGGCCGAGGCCCGGGCCCGCAACCTGGCACTGCCTGCGGTCGAGGATTTCCGGGCCGTGCCCGGCCAGGGGGTCGAGGCCCGGATCGCCGGCCGCCTGGTGCGGGTTGGCAAGCCCGGCTGGCTGCAGTCCCTGGGGATACGCCTCGATCCCGCCGAGGTGGCCATCCGCCGCCTGCAGGACGAGAGCAAGACGGTGATGGTGGCGGCCACCGAGACGACCCTCCTGGGCTTCATCGCCGTGGCTGATCCGGTCAAGCCGTCGGCACCGGAGGCCCTGGCCCGCCTGGCCGAGCAGGGGGTGGAGGTGGTGATGCTGACCGGCGACAACCAGCGGGCCGCCCGCCGCATCGCCGGCCAGTTGGGGATCGGCCGCGTGCTGGCCGAGGTGCTGCCGGACGAGAAGGCCGGGGAGATCAGGAGGCTGCAGCACGAAGGCCGCCTGGTGGGTATGGTGGGCGACGGCATCAACGACGCGCCGGCCCTGGCCCAGGCCGATGTCGGCTTTGCCATCGGCACCGGCACCGATATCGCGGTGGAGGCCGCCGAGGTCACCCTGATGCGGGGCGAGCTGACCGCGGTGCCCAGGGCCATCGCCCTGTCCCGGGCCACCATGCAGACCATCCGCCAGAACCTCTTCTGGGCCTTCTTCTACAACGTCCTTCTCATCCCCATCGCCGCCGGGGTCCTCCATCCCTTTGCCGGTCTGCCGGCCATGCTGCGGGACCTGCACCCCATTCTGGCCGCCTTGGCCATGGCCTTCTCCAGCGTCACGGTGGTGACCAACAGCCTGCGTCTGGCCAGATTGCGGCTGTAAAGGGCTTGATCGGCCAGGCGGTTTTGGCGTTGCAAATCGGAGGCGGCTGGTCAACACTGAGCCAGGCTGGTCCTCGAAGGAGGAGCTGCCCGTTTCCGCCGTGCCGTCTTCTTGTCCCACCGAGTGCACGGCAAATCATCCACAGGTGATGGCCATGGCAAAGACACGCAAACAGCTCGACCTGGACCTCGCGGAGCTGGAACGGCACATGGGGCGGATGTTCCGCAACCTCAGCCTGCCCAGCATGACCCCCTTCCTGGCCACCCGGGGCTGGTGCCCGCCGGTGGACGTCTACGAGTCGGAAAGGGAGGTCCTGGTCTATGTGGATGGCGCCGGCATCGATCCGGCCCACCTGACCGTGGTGGCGGAGCCGACCACGGTCACCATTGCCGGGCTGCGCCAGCGGCCGCTCATCGACAACGTCTCCCGGATCCACCAGCTGGAGATCGAGCACGGTCGCTTCCAGCGCACCATCAACCTGCCGATGCCCGTGGACGTCCAGCACACCTCCTCGTGCTACCGCCACGGATTCCTGGAGATCCGCCTGCCCAAGCTCCGGCCGGTCGGCCGGGTCGAGATCAAAGTATCCTGATCGCCGCCCCTGGCCGAGCTGGCGGCGTACCCGACCCTGATCCGGGTTCGGGGCTGCCGGCGCCGGGGGCCGAATCGTTTTGCCCAGGGAGCACACCATGGCCGACGAAACGACGGAGAAACGTGAAGAGCGCATGAACCCCGAAGCCCTCAGCATCCCCGACGAGCTGCCGGTCATGCCGGTGCATGGCTTCGTCTTCTTCCCTGGCATGGGCTTTCCTCTGCAGGTCTCTCATCCCGCCTCCAAGCAGCTGGTGGATGACGTCATTCTCCGGGAGCGGCTGGTGGCGGTGCTCACCCACCGCCGGACCGAAGGGGACAAACGGGAGCCCCATGCCGAGATCCGGCCCGAGGACCTCTATGAGGTCGGGGTGGTGGGCTTCATCCACAAGATGATCAAGACCCAGGAAGGCATCTACCAGGTGCTGATGAGCGCCGTGCGCAAGCTTCGGGTGAAGGCCTTTGTCTCGGCAGAGCCATACCTGCGGGCGCGGATCGAGGTCCTGGAGCAGGAAGAGGTGCAGGACCAGGAGGTGGAGGCACTGGTTCTGAACCTCAGGGCCCAGTTCCGAAAGGTGGCGGAGTTGTCCTCCATGCCCGGGGAGATCGTCATGACGCTTATGTCCCTGGCCAACCCCTTCCACATCGCCTACCTGGTCTCCTCGCAGCTCGGCCTGTCTTTGGAGGAGGAGCAGGAGCTTCTGGAGATCCAGGCCATCAAGCCCCTCCTGGAGAAGGTCACCCTGCTCTTGAACAAGCGGGCGGAGACCCTGGAGCTGTCCAACGAGATCCAGAAGAAGCTCAAGGAGGACATGGACCAGAAGCAGAAGGAGTTCTTCCTCCGCCAGCAGCTCAAGGCCATCCAGAAGGAGCTGGGCGAGGGCGACGACCAGAATGTCGACCTCAACGAGCTCAAGGAGCGGTTGGCCAAGGCCGAGTTGCCCGAGGAGGCCAGGAAGGCGGCGGAGAAGGAGGTCAACCGCCTGGCCCGCATCCCGCCCTCGTCACCGGAATACACTGTGGCCCGCACCTATCTGGACTGGATCCTGGACCTGCCCTGGCTGGTCTTCACCCCGGATTCCCTGGACCTGGGCAAGGCCCAGGAGGTGCTGGACCACGACCACTACGGCCTGGAGAAGGTGAAGAAGCGGATCATCGAATTTCTGGCCGTGCGCAAGCTCAAACAGGACATGAAGGGCCCGATCCTCTGCTTTGCCGGGCCGCCCGGGGTGGGCAAGACCTCCCTGGGCCAGTCCATTGCCCGGGCCATGGGCCGCAAGTTCGTGCGCATCTCCCTGGGCGGGGTGCGGGACGAGGCCGAGATCCGCGGTCACCGCCGCACCTATGTGGGGGCGCTGCCGGGCCGCATCATCCAGAGCCTGCGCAAGGCCGGCTCCGCCAACCCCTTGTTCATGCTGGACGAGATCGACAAGCTGGGCATGGACTTCCGGGGCGATCCCTCCTCGGCCCTTCTGGAGGTTCTGGATCCGGAGCAGAACCACACCTTCTCCGACCATTATCTGGAGCTGACCTTCGACCTGTCCCACGTGATGTTCATCTCCACCGCCAACATGCTGGACACCGTCCCGCCCCCCTTGCGGGACCGGATGGAGATCCTGGAGCTGCCCGGCTACACCGATGACGAGAAGGTGCGGATCGCCATCGAGCACCTGGTGCC
This Thermodesulfobacteriota bacterium DNA region includes the following protein-coding sequences:
- a CDS encoding heavy metal translocating P-type ATPase → MPTDSPSAPFPETLECQVTGMSCANCAANVEKALAALPGVGQAFVNFASERVTIRFDPGRITASRLVAAIEAAGYGVLKAGADLPVTGLSCANCAANIEKAVLRLPGVLQASVNFAREHLAVTYLADRLDLPAIAAAVEAAGYGVILPAPEADTGLDAEARARAQEISRQRTAFLVGAAFSLPLFGLSMLRDFHLLGAWAHEPWVNWLFFALASPVQFFTGRDFYVNGAKSLRNRSANMDVLVAMGSSCAYFYSLAVMVLPGLSGHVYFETSAVIITLIRLGKLLEARAKGRTSEAIKKLLNLRPKTCTILRQGQEVPVAISQVQVGDTVVVRPGESIPVDGTVKTGVSAVDESMLTGEPIPLDKAPGAPVFGGTINREGLLRIEATKVGRDTVLARIIRLVEEAQGSKAPIQRIADRVSAVFVPTVIGIACAVFLLWWVLGGAFVPALIRLVAVLVIACPCALGLATPTAIMAGTGKGAELGILFRSGEALEKANALTFIVLDKTGTITTGQPTVADIIPAADASPDAVLAMAAAAEHGSEHPLGKAVVAEARARNLALPAVEDFRAVPGQGVEARIAGRLVRVGKPGWLQSLGIRLDPAEVAIRRLQDESKTVMVAATETTLLGFIAVADPVKPSAPEALARLAEQGVEVVMLTGDNQRAARRIAGQLGIGRVLAEVLPDEKAGEIRRLQHEGRLVGMVGDGINDAPALAQADVGFAIGTGTDIAVEAAEVTLMRGELTAVPRAIALSRATMQTIRQNLFWAFFYNVLLIPIAAGVLHPFAGLPAMLRDLHPILAALAMAFSSVTVVTNSLRLARLRL
- a CDS encoding Hsp20/alpha crystallin family protein, giving the protein MAKTRKQLDLDLAELERHMGRMFRNLSLPSMTPFLATRGWCPPVDVYESEREVLVYVDGAGIDPAHLTVVAEPTTVTIAGLRQRPLIDNVSRIHQLEIEHGRFQRTINLPMPVDVQHTSSCYRHGFLEIRLPKLRPVGRVEIKVS
- the lon gene encoding endopeptidase La, with product MADETTEKREERMNPEALSIPDELPVMPVHGFVFFPGMGFPLQVSHPASKQLVDDVILRERLVAVLTHRRTEGDKREPHAEIRPEDLYEVGVVGFIHKMIKTQEGIYQVLMSAVRKLRVKAFVSAEPYLRARIEVLEQEEVQDQEVEALVLNLRAQFRKVAELSSMPGEIVMTLMSLANPFHIAYLVSSQLGLSLEEEQELLEIQAIKPLLEKVTLLLNKRAETLELSNEIQKKLKEDMDQKQKEFFLRQQLKAIQKELGEGDDQNVDLNELKERLAKAELPEEARKAAEKEVNRLARIPPSSPEYTVARTYLDWILDLPWLVFTPDSLDLGKAQEVLDHDHYGLEKVKKRIIEFLAVRKLKQDMKGPILCFAGPPGVGKTSLGQSIARAMGRKFVRISLGGVRDEAEIRGHRRTYVGALPGRIIQSLRKAGSANPLFMLDEIDKLGMDFRGDPSSALLEVLDPEQNHTFSDHYLELTFDLSHVMFISTANMLDTVPPPLRDRMEILELPGYTDDEKVRIAIEHLVPHQLEANGLTADDVSFSEAALRAMIRSYTREAGVRSLERQIAGVCRGLAREIVGGKTGQTGIEPDGLARYLGPPRFFAEVTARTWSPGLATGLAWTPVGGELLFIEAARMPGKGGLILTGKLGDVMKESATAALTFIRSHATDLAVDPKQFAEHDIHVHVPEGAIPKDGPSAGVAMVVSLTSLLTGRTVRQDIAMTGEITLRGDVLPVGGIKEKVLAALRSGIHEVLIPYLNEKDVLELPENVKEGVKLQLVHDIKEALALALTG